The Myxococcaceae bacterium JPH2 nucleotide sequence GCGAATCTCCAGCTGCGCGCGCCGGTCCTCCGACATGCGCGCAGTCTGTGCCACATCCATGATGCGCCCGCGCAGCGGCACCAGGTAGAGACCGGTGGCCACCGAGGCCAGCGCGGTGAGCAGCTTGATGCTCCCCGACAGCCAGTAGGCGGAGTGCCAGACGTTCCAGACCTCCATCACATGAGTGAGGCCGCACGCCCCGATGAAGACCCCGAACGAGACAATCATTCCGCTGAAGGGCAACCGCCCCCGGCGCACCAACCGCCACAGCGACAGCGCGATGAACAGATACGCGGCCGCGATGAGGGAGTCCGAGGCGATGTGCAGCCACATCAGCTCGGGCTTCCACAGGTAGCAGTGCCCGTGAGGCATGAACCACGCGCCGTCGAGCAGCCAGGACAACCCCCCTCCCTCGGCCAACCCGCCCTCCCCTCCACCGGGGCCCAGCAGTTGGCTGGCGCGTTCGAGCTGGTGACTCATCCCTGGTCACTCCCTGGCTGGCCCCTCGCCCCCGCCCACCGGCCACCAGCGTGGGCACATTCCACGCAAATCCAGCGCCCACCGCCACATTCATGACGCCCCCAGCCCCCCTCCCGAGGCCCAGCCCCCCATCCGCGGGTCCAGCGCAGGACAGTCGCCCGCCGTAGCGAAATCAGGTAGACGGCGGCACATCATGCTCGTGTCACTCGTCATCCCCGTTTACAACGAGATTCCCACCCTGGCGGAAATCCTCCGTCGCTGCGCTGCCGTGGACTTCCCCAAGGAGCTGGTCCTCGTGGACGACTGCTCCAAGGACGGGAGCCGGGAGTTCCTCCAGCAGCTGTCCGAGCAGGGCCTGGGGATGCTGGGCGCCACGCCGCAGAACCGCAACGAGCTGCGGGTGCTGTTCCAGGAGAAGAACCAGGGCAAGGGCGCGGCGCTGCGTCGGGGCTTCGCCGAAGCCACCGGGGACATCATCCTCGTGCAGGACGCGGACCTGGAATACGACCCGCGCGACATCCCCCGCGTCATCCAGCCCATCATCGACGGCGAAGCGGATGTCGTCTTTGGCAGCCGCTTCATCGGCTCGCCGCGGCGCGTGCTGTATTACTGGCACACCGTGCTCAACAACCTGCTCACCACGCTCTCCAACATGACGAGCGGGCTGAACCTCACGGACATGGAGACCTGTTACAAGGCCTTCCGCACCGAGGTCCTGCGCAACGTCAACGTGGAGGAGGACCGCTTCGGCTTCGAGCCGGAAATCACCGCCAAGGTGGCTCGCGGTGGCTGGCGCGTCTTCGAGGTGCCCATCAGCTACCACGGGCGCACCTACGAGGAGGGCAAGAAGATTGGCTGGAAGGACGGCGTGCGCGCCCTCTACGCCATCGCGAAGTACTCGGTGAAGCGAAGCTAGACACCCGGGTGTCGCGAGGGCCCCTCCCGCCCGAGCGTCCACTGGACGACACCGCCGGGGCGGGCTCCATGGCTTCGAGGGAGGCCTGCCCCGAGACACGGGATGCCTTAGTTTGCTCCGTGCTCTCGCGATTCTTGCTCTACGGCTGCGCAGGCTGGGTGCTCGAGGTCCTCTTCACCGGTGCGGGGGCGGCCCTGAAGAAGGACCGGAGCGCCACGTCAAAGACGTACCTGTGGATGCACCCCATCTACGGCCTCACGGCGCTGGCCCTGGAGGGTGTCTCCGAGCGGCTCAAGCACCTGCCCCGGCCCGTGAGGGCGCTCGCCTACACCGCCGTCATCTACGCGGCCGAGTACGGCACCGGGTGGACGCTGCGCCGCCTGCTCGGCCGGTGCCCCTGGGACTACTCCCACAGCGGCTGGAACGTGAACGGGCTGGTGCGTCTGGACTACGCCCCGGCCTGGTACCTCACGGCGCTCGCGTTCGAGCCCGTGCGCGACGCGCTGCTCTACGCCACCCGCTCGACAGCGAGGCCCACGCCCGCCGCGCTGCCGCTGGGCCCGGGGCCCGGGTGGGCTCCGACCGAAGCGCCGCCTGAGTGCCTGGAGCAGGTCGCGGGCACGCGCGACACGGCTCGGGACGAGGCCGCGTCAGTGATGCACTGAGCCGCCTGCTGTAGAGCCGCCCGTTGTAGAGCCACAAGGAGCACGGCCCCTGGCGGGCCTGGTTGCCCAGCAGGCTGAATCCCCCGAGCGTTTCGGCTTTTCTTCCTCCGTGCTGCGGCGCGTAGTACCTTGCCCCGCGCATTCTTCCCACGTTGAGGGGAAATTCCGCCGCCCCCTCGAAAGTTTCCGCCCGCGTATGTTCGACTGGCTTCACACCCTGTTTTCGCGCGATCTCGCCATCGACCTGGGGACGGCGAACACGCTCATCTACATCCGCGGCCAGGGCATCGTGTCCAATGAGCCCTCGGTGGTCGCCGTGCAGCAGGACTCGCGCGGGGGCAAGAAGGTGCTCGCCGTGGGCAAGGAGGCCAAGGAGATGCTCGGCAGGACGCCGGGCAACATCGTGGCCATCCGTCCCATGAAGGACGGCGTCATCGCGGACTTCGAAATCACCGCCGCGATGCTGCGCTACTTCATCCAGAGCGCGCACAACCGCAAGACGCTGGTGAATCCGCGCATCATCATCGGCATCCCGTCTGGCATCACCGAGGTGGAGCGGCGCGCGGTGCGTGAGGCTGCGGCGAACGCGGGCGCCCGCGAGGTCTACCTCATCGAGCAGCCCATGGCCGCGGCCATTGGCGCGGGCCTGCCGGTGACGGAGCCGAGCGGCAACATGATTGTCGACATCGGCGGCGGCACGTCCGACGTCGCGGTCATCAGCCTCGCCGGCATCGTGTTCGCGAAGTCCGTGCGAATCGGCGGCGACAAGCTGGACGAGGCGATCATCCAGTACGTGAAGCGCAAGTACAACCTGCTCATCGGAGAGCGCACCGCCGAGCTCATCAAGATGGGCATCGGCACCGCGTACCCCACCGACGAAGTCATGACCATGGAGATCAAGGGTCGCGACCTCGTGGCCGGCGTGCCGCGCACGCTGACGGTCTCCAGCGACGAGGTGCGTGACGCGCTCGCCGAGCCCGTCAACGGCATCGTCGAGGCCGTGAAGCTCACCCTGGAGCGCACCCCGCCCGAGCTGGCCGGTGACATCGCGGACCGCGGCATCGTGCTCGCGGGTGGCGGCGCCCTCCTGAAGAACCTGGACACGCTGCTGCGCGAGGAGACGGGCCTCCCGGTGTTCCTCGCCGAGGATCCGCTCTCCGCCGTCGTGATTGGCGCGGGCAAGGCGCTCGAGTCGCTCGACATCCTCCGGCAGGTCTGCCAGCCAGGCTGAAGTCTTTCCCTGTCGTGGCACAACATCGGCGCCGGGCCTCGCAGGCCGGCGCCGATTGTCTTTGCGGGCATTCTCCCTGAGTGCGCGTTCGCTACACTCAAGGGCATGTCCCTGCCCTGGCTCTCCGCGGCTGAAACCGTTGCGTGTCTGCCTTATCCCGGCTTGGTGCGCGCGCTCGACGCGATGCTCGGGGAGCTGCGCGAGGGCCGCGCGCACGCGCCGCCGAGGCTGGCGGTGGACCTGCCGGGCGGGACGTTGCTGGTGATGCCCGCCACGAACGAGCGGGTGGCCATCACCAAGCTGGTGACGGTGCACGCGGACAATCCCTCCCGAGGACTCAAAGCCATCCAAGCCGAGGTGCTCGTA carries:
- a CDS encoding rod shape-determining protein encodes the protein MFDWLHTLFSRDLAIDLGTANTLIYIRGQGIVSNEPSVVAVQQDSRGGKKVLAVGKEAKEMLGRTPGNIVAIRPMKDGVIADFEITAAMLRYFIQSAHNRKTLVNPRIIIGIPSGITEVERRAVREAAANAGAREVYLIEQPMAAAIGAGLPVTEPSGNMIVDIGGGTSDVAVISLAGIVFAKSVRIGGDKLDEAIIQYVKRKYNLLIGERTAELIKMGIGTAYPTDEVMTMEIKGRDLVAGVPRTLTVSSDEVRDALAEPVNGIVEAVKLTLERTPPELAGDIADRGIVLAGGGALLKNLDTLLREETGLPVFLAEDPLSAVVIGAGKALESLDILRQVCQPG
- a CDS encoding putative ABC transporter permease — translated: MLSRFLLYGCAGWVLEVLFTGAGAALKKDRSATSKTYLWMHPIYGLTALALEGVSERLKHLPRPVRALAYTAVIYAAEYGTGWTLRRLLGRCPWDYSHSGWNVNGLVRLDYAPAWYLTALAFEPVRDALLYATRSTARPTPAALPLGPGPGWAPTEAPPECLEQVAGTRDTARDEAASVMH
- a CDS encoding glycosyltransferase family 2 protein, which encodes MLVSLVIPVYNEIPTLAEILRRCAAVDFPKELVLVDDCSKDGSREFLQQLSEQGLGMLGATPQNRNELRVLFQEKNQGKGAALRRGFAEATGDIILVQDADLEYDPRDIPRVIQPIIDGEADVVFGSRFIGSPRRVLYYWHTVLNNLLTTLSNMTSGLNLTDMETCYKAFRTEVLRNVNVEEDRFGFEPEITAKVARGGWRVFEVPISYHGRTYEEGKKIGWKDGVRALYAIAKYSVKRS